GCTGTCCACCGGCTCGCTGCTGCTGCTCGCCCCGGTGCTGGTCACCGCCGCGCGGGCCAGCGCGGCGCTGATTCCACTGGTGCTGGTACCACTGTTCGCGGTCTACCGGATGGCCCGCCTCAGCATGGAGCAGCAGCAGCTGTCCTCCCTCGACCCGCTCACCGGTCTGCCCAACCGCGAGGCGTTGCTCGCTGAGGTGGGCGAGCAGTTGCATCAGCACGCGGAGCGGGCGGCGCGCGGCGAGCCGCCCGCCCGGTTGGCACTGCTGCTGATCGACCTGGACCGGTTCAAGCACGTCAACGACGCCCTCGGGCACGCGGTGGGGGACCGGCTACTGGTCGAGGTGAGCGCCCGCCTGACCGAGGTGGTCGGGCGGGACCTGGTGGCCCGGCTCGGCGGGGACGAGTTCGCCATCGTCATGACCGGGCTGACCGACGTCAGCGAGGCGCGGGAGCTGGCCGATCGGGTGGTGGCCACCCTGGCCGAGCCGGTGCCGCTGGACGGGCTGCCGCTGGACGTCGGCGCTTCGATCGGAATCGCCCTCTTCCCCGACCATGGCGAGGACTCCACCACCCTCATGCGCCATGCCGACGTGGCGATGTACGACGCCAAGCACCGCAACGACACGGTCGCCGTGTATGCGGCCGAGTCCGACCACAACTCCGCCGAGCGGCTGGGGCTCCTGGCCGACCTGCGTCGGGTTCTGGGGTCCGGCCCGTCGACCGCGGACGCGGTCTCCGGGACCGACCCGGCGACCACATTCCCGATCGCGGAGACCACCGACTCGGGCGGGCCTCCGACCGGCGTGGCGGTCGGCGGGCTGGGTGGGGCGGACCCGGCCACCACCGGCCCTCGCCCCGACCCGGACGGGTCGGCGGTAGCCGATGCTTCCGGGCAGCAGGGTGCGCAGACCGTGGAGTCGGCGACCGCCGGCCGGATGGGAGCCGCACCGCACGGACGGAACCGGAGTCCCGCCCCAACCCCGGACGGGGCGCCGCCGGCGGCGGTCCCGGCTCCGGTCCAGGGCGGTGACGGCGCCGTGCTCCCGGTCCGGGGCGGCTCCCGGACCGGCCGCTGGTGGTTGCGCGGCCGACGGCAGCGCGCCGATGTGATCCAGACCGATGACCTGATCCGGCAGATCGTCACTGCCGCCGACCCGATCCGCCGCCGGGCCGCGAACCGGACCGGGGCCGCCGACCGCGCGATCCGCGCGGATGGTCGCGCCGGCGGCGGCCCCGCGCTGGTGGGCCGGGACGGCCTGGCCGTGGGCCGGCGTTCCGGCTGGAACGGGTGGCGCGGTGGGGACACGCCCCACCCGGGCAGCCGGCGGGCGGCCCACCACCGCCAGGCCGTCGCGGACCGGCAGGGTGAGTCGGCCGCCGACGCGGGTGAGATCACCATGTACTACCAACCCCAGATCGCGATGGCGACCGGCGAGGTGGTCGGCGTCGAGGCGCTGCTGCGCTGGCGGCACCCGCGCCGCGGGATGGTCGACCCGGAGGAGCTGATCCGGGTCGCCGAACAGAGCGCCGTGATGCGGCTGCTCACCCTACGGGTCGTCGACGACGTCATGGAGCAGTTGGCGCAGTGGTCGGCCGCCGGCACCCGCCTGCGCGCTTCGCTCAACGTCAGTGTGCGGGATCTGCACACCGGCGAGATCGCGGACCGGATCACCGAGCAGCTCACCCGGCGCGACGTACCGCCGCAGCGGCTCCAACTGGAGATCACCGAGGGGGCGCTGATGGCCGACCCGCGCCGGGTGCTGACGACGATCTCCCGGCTTCACCGGCTCGGCGTGGGTATCGCACTGGACGACTTCGGCACCGGGTACTCGTCGTTGCAGCACCTACGCCGGCTGCCGCTGTCCGAGGTGAAGGTGGACCGCTCGTTCGTGCTGGGCATGGCCGAGGACGCCGACGACGCGGCGATCGTCACGTCGATGATCGAGCTGGCCGGGGCGCTCGGGCTGCGGGTGGTCGCCGAGGGGGTCGAGGACGAGCGGACCTGGCGGATGCTGCACGCGGCGGGGTGCGACGTCGCCCAGGGTTGGTTCTACGCCCGGCCGATGCCGGCCGAGGAACTGGTCGCCTGGCTGGCCCGCTACCGTCCGGTCCGCCCGGCCACCGCGCCGGACCGGACGGCCCGGCGCCGGCCCGCCCGCTGACCCCACCTGCCCGATCCGGGCGAACCGGCGGCGGTGGTGAGCAACCCCGGTCAGGTCGACCCGGCGGGGGTGGGAGGACGGCGCGGGCAGAAGGGGGAGTCCGGGGACGCGCCACCGGGGCGGAACAATAGACTCGCTCCGGTCACCGCGCGTCACGCACCACCGGCCGCGCGGTCGGCGTACCCAGATGCAGTAGGACAGCCACGAAGGGGGCACCCGATGGCCGCCATCTCCCGCGAGGAGGTCGCGCACCTGGCGCGACTGTCGCGGCTCGCCGTGACGGAGGAGGAGCTGGGCACCTTCGCCGGCCAGCTCGACGTGATTCTCCAGGCGGTCGCCCAGGTCGGCGAGGTCGCCGCGGCGGACATCCCACCGACCTCCCACTCAGTGCCGCTGACCAACGTGCTGCGGGAGGACGTGGTGACGCCGTGCCTGACCCCCGAGGATGCGCTGTCGGGCGCGCCCGACGCCGAGGAGCAGCGGTTCCGCGTCCCGCGGATCCTGGACGAGGATGTGGCATCGTGACCGACCTGACGAAACTGACAGCAGTCGAGGTGGCCGGGCTGGTGGCATCGGGCGCGACGACCGCCGTCGAGGTCACCGAGGCGCATCTGGGCCGGATCGCCTCGGTCGACGACCGGGTGAACGCGTTCCTGCACGTCGACACCGAGGGTGCGCTGGACGCGGCACGCGCGGTGGACGCCCGCCGCGCGGCCGGCGAGCCGTTGGGCCCGCTCGCGGGCGTGCCGGTCGCGGTCAAGGACGTACTCACCACGAAGGGTGTGCCGACCACCGTCGGGTCGAAGATCCTGGAGGGGTGGCGCCCGCCGTACGATTCGACGATCGTGCGGCGGCTGCGCGAGGCGGGCACGGTGCTGCTCGGCAAGACCAACATGGACGAGTTCGCGATGGGCTCGTCCACCGAGTACTCGGCGTACGGCCCGACGCACAACCCGTGGGACCTGAGTCGGATCCCCGGTGGTTCCGGCGGCGGCAGCGCCGCGGCCCTGGTCGCGTACGAGGCGCCGTTGGCGATCGGGTCGGACACCGGTGGTTCGATCCGCCAGCCGGGTGCCGTCACCGGCACCGTCGGTGTGAAGCCGACGTACGGCGGCACCTCCCGCTATGGCCTGGTCGCGTTCTCGTCGTCGCTGGACACGCCCGGTCCGTGTGCCCGCACCGTGCTGGACGCCGCCCTGCTGCACGAGGCGATCGGCGGTCACGACCCGCGCGACTCCACCTCCGTTCCGGCCCCGGTGCCGGATGTGGTGGCCGCCGCCCGACTCGGCGCCACCGGTGACCTGACCGGGGTCCGGCTGGGCGTGGTGAGGGAATTCGCTGGCGAGGGCGCCGAGCCGGGGGTGCTGGCCGCGTTCCGTGAGGCGGTCGACACCCTCACCAAGCTGGGCGCCGAGATCGTCGAGATCTCCTGCCCGCACTTCGGGTACGCGCTGCCGGCGTACTACCTGATCGCTCCGAGCGAGTGCTCCTCCAACCTGGCCCGCTTCGACGGCGTTCGATTCGGTCTCCGGGTCGGCGACGACGGGAACCGGTCGCTGGAGGAGGTCATGTCGCTGACCCGGGAGGCCGGGTTCGGCCCGGAGGTCAAGCGCCGGATCATGATCGGCACGTACGCCCTCTCGTCGGGCTACTACGACGCGTACTACGGTCAGGCGCAGAAGGTTCGCACTCTGATCACCCGGGACTTCACCGCAGCCTTCGGGCAGGTCGACGCACTGATCTCGCCGACCACGCCGTTCGTGGCGTTCCCGGTCGGCGCGCGCACCTCCGACCCGTACCAGATGTACCTGGCCGATCTGTTCACCATCCCGTCCAACCTGTACGGGGGGCCGGCCATCTCGGTACCGTGTGGCCTCTCCGACGGGCTTCCGGTCGGTCTGCAGGTCATGACGCCGACGATGGCCGACGACCGGATGTACCGGGTCGCCGCCGCGCTGGAGAGCGCCGTCGGCACGTTCACCCCACCGGCACTGTGAGGCAGGAGCACCGATGACGACGACACTGCCCGCGTACGACGAGGTCGTCGCGCGCTACGAACCGGTGATCGGCCTGGAGACCCACGTCGAGCTGGGCACGAACACGAAGATGTTCTGTGGCTGCCCGACCGACTTCGGTGGCGCGCCGAACACCCGGGTCTGCCCGGTCTGCCTGGGCCTGCCCGGCTCGCTGCCGGTGGCCAACAAGGCGGCGATCGAGGCGACGATCCGGATCGGCCTCGCGTTGAACTGCTCCATCGCCGAGTGGTGCCGGTTTGCCCGGAAGAACTACTT
The sequence above is a segment of the Micromonospora sp. WMMA1363 genome. Coding sequences within it:
- the gatC gene encoding Asp-tRNA(Asn)/Glu-tRNA(Gln) amidotransferase subunit GatC, coding for MAAISREEVAHLARLSRLAVTEEELGTFAGQLDVILQAVAQVGEVAAADIPPTSHSVPLTNVLREDVVTPCLTPEDALSGAPDAEEQRFRVPRILDEDVAS
- the gatA gene encoding Asp-tRNA(Asn)/Glu-tRNA(Gln) amidotransferase subunit GatA, whose translation is MTDLTKLTAVEVAGLVASGATTAVEVTEAHLGRIASVDDRVNAFLHVDTEGALDAARAVDARRAAGEPLGPLAGVPVAVKDVLTTKGVPTTVGSKILEGWRPPYDSTIVRRLREAGTVLLGKTNMDEFAMGSSTEYSAYGPTHNPWDLSRIPGGSGGGSAAALVAYEAPLAIGSDTGGSIRQPGAVTGTVGVKPTYGGTSRYGLVAFSSSLDTPGPCARTVLDAALLHEAIGGHDPRDSTSVPAPVPDVVAAARLGATGDLTGVRLGVVREFAGEGAEPGVLAAFREAVDTLTKLGAEIVEISCPHFGYALPAYYLIAPSECSSNLARFDGVRFGLRVGDDGNRSLEEVMSLTREAGFGPEVKRRIMIGTYALSSGYYDAYYGQAQKVRTLITRDFTAAFGQVDALISPTTPFVAFPVGARTSDPYQMYLADLFTIPSNLYGGPAISVPCGLSDGLPVGLQVMTPTMADDRMYRVAAALESAVGTFTPPAL
- a CDS encoding bifunctional diguanylate cyclase/phosphodiesterase is translated as METADPRNSVPPGRTAPFSVFVATVLAVAATVSAGPLLALADQVSRLPAAFWTMAVLAVACDARPFVPPGRRQSSAVFPSTCFTFAILLGWGLGAAVVVQAVAVVVSGARMGHAGWRTVFNVGQYACALAAAYVVVRIGPGDLFDGGPLRWTDVAAVGGAMLAWFAVNYGLVSVAVRLRFGERWLRGLRQGLGFELLSTGSLLLLAPVLVTAARASAALIPLVLVPLFAVYRMARLSMEQQQLSSLDPLTGLPNREALLAEVGEQLHQHAERAARGEPPARLALLLIDLDRFKHVNDALGHAVGDRLLVEVSARLTEVVGRDLVARLGGDEFAIVMTGLTDVSEARELADRVVATLAEPVPLDGLPLDVGASIGIALFPDHGEDSTTLMRHADVAMYDAKHRNDTVAVYAAESDHNSAERLGLLADLRRVLGSGPSTADAVSGTDPATTFPIAETTDSGGPPTGVAVGGLGGADPATTGPRPDPDGSAVADASGQQGAQTVESATAGRMGAAPHGRNRSPAPTPDGAPPAAVPAPVQGGDGAVLPVRGGSRTGRWWLRGRRQRADVIQTDDLIRQIVTAADPIRRRAANRTGAADRAIRADGRAGGGPALVGRDGLAVGRRSGWNGWRGGDTPHPGSRRAAHHRQAVADRQGESAADAGEITMYYQPQIAMATGEVVGVEALLRWRHPRRGMVDPEELIRVAEQSAVMRLLTLRVVDDVMEQLAQWSAAGTRLRASLNVSVRDLHTGEIADRITEQLTRRDVPPQRLQLEITEGALMADPRRVLTTISRLHRLGVGIALDDFGTGYSSLQHLRRLPLSEVKVDRSFVLGMAEDADDAAIVTSMIELAGALGLRVVAEGVEDERTWRMLHAAGCDVAQGWFYARPMPAEELVAWLARYRPVRPATAPDRTARRRPAR